From Xylocopilactobacillus apis, a single genomic window includes:
- a CDS encoding BspA family leucine-rich repeat surface protein, whose translation MNLSWRNFKYFFEVLIGILIFIVALSWHLDLKAEDRSAEVSVNKSQKLTRDDSSKIDGRVVRNGDFRFKASITTTNDQSVVSLNWDSIDGATDGYIVQKNKSERDLDLESAWSNLPTNYDKKVKILNVYPPGGNFLKTWLDQTDPQTGQPISKNLISVDAIDFSTFNADPNSYLKDAAGNYKYDGIYFGSSDTNGGTTPGVNDLTAASKSLVSDFGNTGRSLIFGHDTVTLTHPYLGSFAGNLGLEFGSSLPAGMTVTGLHFPSSSKVAFARKGSLISYPYQFTPEQILNIMPAHTSYQFYKYKSGALRWMQFSPPLSDLKTGTSMTNPDYLNDDSGNVVGDNNWYLVTKDNYAMIQTGHSTGSCTTDEAKIIANMIYYTSTLNMTTHGEDHEIDQDLTAPKAPYLASLNENNNNFRVNATDTGNDYFYRVKAKTATADKYSDMVKLTTAASGIKGYVYQIDSDPNGVAAPVKNAAGEVTNINLLPDVSGTSSATLNLTSITGTDQYLHIVAVDNNNNFDLSKSRTVKLNTTPWWTFQNGVLTIHPHQLNKTLDTSETVQDEDSWKWFPIWPWYSFRDEITKVVIEPGVSGIGDLSHLFYQLENVTEFVGITNLDTSQVTGIQSMFEWCKSISTVDFSGFDTRQVTDMSRVLRHCENVTSIRYGANFKTDNATDIGGFFESIKKMTTFDVSGFNTSNVEDMEDMFGGCDALISVDVSNFDTSKVKEMRFMFCNNASLKEVNLGNFNTSNLESMREMFVNDPALTKVTFGPDFKTDKVTNMMGLFRNCTSLPILDLSNFTINSGTNVDQMFANTPKLWQLTLGTDTKLSDLAGNDVGLVNPVRGTEINDETGKYYCTYSMWREVGVGTPHEPLGENKTAAQIVSDSKILSKTTTYVWDQLGSQRIRTTSDIDFGTHEGATRHHSYESTAQSLTVTDDRNGKSGNAWRIEAANSDMQNSSGKTISGNPLFYNDGSNEYNLTPVAQTIYSGTRSTNLEDSKTISWNLIFKAAAKDIPEAGHYSSTVTFTLVNVP comes from the coding sequence ATGAATTTAAGTTGGAGAAATTTCAAATATTTTTTTGAAGTTTTGATCGGAATTTTAATTTTCATAGTTGCATTGAGCTGGCACCTTGATCTTAAAGCTGAAGATAGATCAGCAGAGGTATCAGTCAATAAATCCCAAAAACTAACACGTGATGATTCTTCTAAAATTGATGGAAGAGTTGTGAGAAATGGGGATTTTCGTTTTAAAGCAAGCATCACGACAACCAATGATCAAAGTGTTGTAAGTTTAAATTGGGATTCAATAGACGGGGCAACTGATGGTTATATTGTCCAAAAAAATAAGAGTGAAAGAGATCTTGATCTTGAGAGCGCGTGGTCAAATCTCCCGACTAATTACGACAAAAAAGTTAAAATTTTAAATGTTTATCCACCAGGCGGGAACTTTTTAAAAACGTGGCTGGATCAAACTGATCCTCAGACGGGACAACCAATTTCAAAAAATCTAATTTCCGTTGATGCCATTGATTTTAGTACTTTTAATGCAGATCCCAATTCGTATTTAAAGGATGCTGCAGGAAATTATAAGTACGACGGGATTTATTTTGGCTCAAGCGACACTAATGGCGGCACGACACCGGGCGTAAATGATTTGACAGCAGCTTCAAAGTCTTTGGTGTCCGATTTTGGCAATACGGGTCGTTCTTTAATTTTTGGTCATGACACGGTTACGCTTACTCATCCATATTTAGGCAGTTTTGCTGGTAACTTAGGGCTAGAATTTGGTTCTTCTTTACCAGCTGGCATGACTGTTACTGGTCTGCATTTTCCATCCAGTTCTAAAGTGGCGTTTGCAAGAAAAGGATCTCTGATTAGCTATCCTTATCAATTTACGCCAGAACAAATTCTTAATATTATGCCCGCTCATACGTCATATCAATTTTACAAGTATAAAAGTGGTGCTTTGAGATGGATGCAGTTTTCACCGCCCTTAAGTGACTTAAAGACCGGCACAAGTATGACTAATCCGGATTATTTAAATGATGACAGTGGTAATGTAGTTGGCGATAACAATTGGTATTTGGTGACTAAAGATAACTATGCAATGATCCAAACAGGTCATAGTACTGGTTCTTGTACGACTGATGAAGCTAAAATCATTGCTAACATGATCTACTACACGAGTACCTTGAACATGACTACACACGGAGAAGATCATGAAATTGATCAAGACCTTACAGCACCGAAGGCCCCTTATTTAGCATCCCTGAATGAAAACAACAATAATTTTAGAGTTAATGCAACAGATACCGGGAACGATTATTTTTACCGAGTAAAAGCAAAAACTGCAACAGCAGACAAATATTCGGATATGGTTAAACTGACGACCGCTGCCAGTGGAATTAAAGGATACGTTTATCAGATTGACAGCGATCCAAATGGGGTTGCAGCTCCTGTAAAAAATGCAGCTGGCGAAGTGACCAATATAAATCTTTTGCCGGATGTGTCGGGTACAAGTTCAGCGACACTTAATTTAACTTCAATTACGGGAACAGATCAATATCTTCACATTGTTGCTGTGGATAACAATAACAATTTCGATTTATCAAAAAGCCGCACGGTCAAACTCAATACCACGCCTTGGTGGACTTTTCAAAATGGCGTTCTCACAATTCATCCTCATCAGTTGAACAAAACTCTTGATACAAGCGAGACAGTTCAAGATGAGGACAGTTGGAAATGGTTTCCAATCTGGCCGTGGTATTCTTTTCGCGATGAGATTACTAAAGTTGTGATTGAGCCGGGAGTTTCTGGAATTGGTGATTTAAGCCATTTATTTTATCAACTGGAAAATGTGACGGAATTTGTTGGGATTACCAATCTTGATACGAGCCAAGTGACGGGGATTCAGTCGATGTTTGAATGGTGTAAGTCGATCAGCACGGTGGATTTCTCAGGTTTTGATACCAGACAAGTTACCGATATGTCACGAGTTCTAAGACATTGCGAGAACGTAACGTCGATTAGGTACGGGGCCAATTTTAAGACCGATAACGCAACTGATATTGGCGGATTTTTCGAATCGATCAAAAAAATGACGACTTTTGACGTGTCAGGTTTTAACACCAGCAACGTTGAAGATATGGAGGATATGTTTGGCGGGTGCGACGCTTTAATTAGTGTTGATGTAAGTAATTTTGATACCAGTAAGGTTAAAGAGATGCGTTTTATGTTTTGTAATAACGCATCATTGAAAGAGGTCAATCTTGGTAACTTTAATACCAGCAATTTAGAGTCGATGCGGGAAATGTTTGTTAATGATCCTGCTTTAACGAAGGTGACCTTTGGACCTGATTTTAAGACCGATAAAGTCACAAATATGATGGGACTTTTTCGTAATTGCACCTCACTGCCAATCCTCGATTTATCTAATTTTACGATTAATTCTGGGACTAATGTTGATCAAATGTTTGCGAATACGCCAAAGCTATGGCAGCTGACTCTTGGAACTGATACAAAATTATCAGATCTAGCTGGAAATGATGTTGGGCTCGTAAATCCTGTGCGTGGTACAGAAATTAATGATGAGACAGGTAAGTATTACTGTACATATTCAATGTGGCGAGAAGTTGGCGTTGGCACACCGCATGAACCTTTGGGAGAAAATAAAACAGCTGCTCAAATTGTGAGTGATTCTAAGATTTTAAGCAAAACTACCACGTATGTTTGGGATCAGCTGGGAAGCCAAAGGATTCGCACTACGTCCGATATTGATTTTGGGACGCATGAAGGTGCGACACGCCATCATAGTTATGAAAGTACCGCGCAGAGTTTAACAGTAACCGATGACCGTAATGGTAAATCTGGCAATGCTTGGCGGATTGAAGCTGCTAATAGTGATATGCAGAATTCATCCGGCAAAACGATTAGTGGAAATCCGCTATTTTATAATGATGGCAGTAATGAATATAACCTAACCCCTGTTGCCCAGACGATCTATTCTGGAACTCGCAGCACTAATTTGGAAGATTCAAAGACAATTTCATGGAATTTAATTTTCAAAGCTGCTGCCAAAGATATTCCTGAAGCAGGGCATTATAGCAGTACTGTTACTTTTACTTTAGTTAATGTGCCTTGA
- a CDS encoding beta-glucoside-specific PTS transporter subunit IIABC — translation MDYQKTAQQILDDVGGKENVSELTHCFTRLRFVLKDKSKANKDAISNIEGVIQVVEASGQFQVVLGNKVDAVAEAIMPLLGELQNDQPDKEEKVSIWTKILNVIAAIFTPTIPAIAASGMLKGILAVAAIIGTNMYHTDIKTFNTYIILNAASDALFYFMPIILARSAAKVFKTNDYIAMIIGATLCYPTIVTLMTGKSAVTLFGIGITKANYTSSVIPIIIAVFILSYVERFITKIMPEVLKIIMVPTLSLIIMIPLTLMVFGPIGIYLGNFVNWLYYFIMHISPILLGAFIGGIWCVLVIFGAHRAIIPIGINDVAKTGRQNLLAFAGAANFSQAGAALGVFFKTKNKNLKTVAASATVTALFGITEPAIYGANLRLKKPMVYAVISGAIGGGLMGWGGSFGNAFANQGVLTIPVYASAGAKGFITYILGCMIAFFGACAMTMILGFKDLPEENETRSIAAQDVVDDQVAPTESDIQILSPVAGKVIPLEEVNDEVFASGAMGKGIAVDPTIGEVAAPMDCTVNVLYPTMHAIGLTLDNGVEMLIHIGIDTVELKGKYFKKAVDVDQHLKQGEQIVSFDSSAIKKEGFDLTTSIIITNSKDYAAIGATAAKEVNQNDELLFIKKEN, via the coding sequence TTGGATTATCAAAAAACTGCACAACAAATTTTAGATGATGTGGGTGGCAAAGAAAACGTCTCTGAGCTGACCCATTGTTTTACCCGACTGCGATTCGTCTTAAAAGATAAAAGCAAAGCCAACAAAGACGCAATTTCTAACATTGAAGGAGTCATCCAGGTCGTAGAAGCCAGCGGTCAATTTCAAGTCGTCCTCGGCAACAAGGTAGATGCAGTTGCTGAAGCGATCATGCCGTTATTAGGTGAACTCCAAAATGATCAGCCTGACAAAGAAGAAAAGGTCAGCATCTGGACTAAAATCTTAAACGTTATTGCGGCGATTTTCACCCCAACAATTCCCGCCATTGCCGCTTCTGGCATGCTTAAAGGAATTCTCGCCGTTGCTGCGATTATCGGCACCAACATGTACCATACTGACATCAAAACATTCAATACTTATATCATTTTAAATGCGGCTTCTGATGCTCTTTTCTACTTCATGCCAATTATCTTAGCCCGCTCAGCGGCCAAAGTGTTCAAAACTAATGATTACATCGCCATGATTATCGGCGCCACGCTTTGCTATCCGACAATCGTGACTTTAATGACCGGCAAATCCGCCGTAACTCTATTTGGGATTGGCATCACAAAAGCTAACTACACCTCTTCTGTTATTCCAATTATTATCGCGGTCTTCATTCTTTCTTACGTTGAACGCTTTATTACCAAAATCATGCCGGAAGTCTTAAAGATCATCATGGTGCCAACGCTTTCTCTGATTATCATGATTCCTCTAACCTTAATGGTCTTTGGCCCAATCGGAATTTACCTCGGTAACTTCGTCAACTGGCTTTATTATTTCATCATGCATATTAGTCCAATTCTGCTTGGTGCTTTCATCGGAGGAATCTGGTGCGTCTTGGTTATCTTCGGAGCTCATCGAGCAATTATTCCCATTGGAATTAACGATGTTGCCAAAACGGGGCGGCAGAACTTGTTAGCTTTTGCGGGAGCTGCAAACTTTTCACAAGCTGGCGCTGCTTTAGGAGTATTTTTCAAAACCAAAAATAAAAATTTGAAAACTGTCGCAGCCTCAGCTACCGTCACTGCCCTCTTTGGAATTACCGAACCGGCAATTTACGGAGCTAACTTACGGCTTAAAAAGCCAATGGTCTATGCGGTAATCAGCGGTGCTATCGGCGGTGGTTTAATGGGCTGGGGCGGATCTTTCGGAAATGCTTTTGCCAATCAGGGTGTTTTGACGATCCCCGTCTATGCGAGTGCAGGAGCCAAAGGATTTATTACGTATATTCTGGGATGTATGATTGCCTTTTTTGGTGCCTGTGCAATGACAATGATTTTGGGATTTAAAGATTTACCTGAAGAAAATGAAACCAGGTCAATTGCAGCCCAAGACGTCGTTGATGATCAAGTCGCGCCTACCGAAAGTGACATTCAAATTCTCTCACCCGTTGCCGGAAAAGTTATCCCGCTGGAAGAAGTGAACGACGAAGTTTTTGCGAGCGGCGCCATGGGTAAAGGCATCGCCGTTGATCCCACAATTGGCGAAGTTGCAGCCCCGATGGACTGTACAGTAAATGTGCTTTATCCAACGATGCACGCAATTGGCTTGACCTTAGATAACGGCGTAGAAATGTTAATCCATATCGGCATTGATACCGTCGAACTAAAAGGCAAGTATTTTAAAAAAGCAGTCGACGTCGATCAGCACCTTAAACAGGGTGAACAGATCGTCAGCTTTGATTCTTCAGCGATCAAAAAAGAAGGATTTGACCTGACCACTTCAATTATTATTACCAACTCAAAAGACTATGCAGCAATTGGCGCAACTGCTGCTAAAGAAGTTAATCAAAATGACGAACTTTTATTCATCAAAAAGGAGAACTAA
- a CDS encoding glycoside hydrolase family 1 protein: MKKFKEDFLWGASSSAFQIEGAWNEDGKGESVADFNSFKLSNKQADTTVASDFYHHYEDDIKLMKKMGMKAYRFSIAWSRIIPDGDGEINQKGIDFYNRVIDCLIKEGMIPLVTLYHFDLPLALAKKYNGWENRACVHAFSRYAQTCFQAFGDRVKYWQPINEQNLMIRVDERMNMWDTPKEDCERVRAQMDYHMFLASAQAINNCHEMISDAKIGPAVSSTMTYPATSRPMDVWAAKMNDNFKTNYALEMYCYGEYPGYYKEYLNKMDIAPKTEPTDTDILKNAKPDFIAVNYYRTLMAGYFPIDEEHPFGTRVRDIDFDLAGYFKIMPNPELKASEYGAQIDPTGLRILLNEYHRQFRLPMIITENGLGTADKLTSDGEVKDPYRISYLHDHIEACYDAIQDGVELFGYCPWSAMDLLSSHQGFKKRYGFIYVDRTDFDLKDLKRIPKDSFYWYRKVIKNNGLSD; the protein is encoded by the coding sequence ATGAAAAAATTTAAAGAAGATTTCTTGTGGGGCGCTTCTTCCTCGGCTTTTCAAATTGAAGGAGCATGGAATGAGGATGGCAAAGGCGAAAGTGTTGCCGACTTCAATTCGTTTAAGCTCTCTAATAAGCAGGCTGATACTACTGTGGCCAGTGATTTTTATCACCACTATGAAGATGACATCAAGTTAATGAAGAAAATGGGGATGAAGGCTTACCGCTTTTCAATTGCTTGGAGCCGAATAATTCCTGACGGAGATGGCGAAATTAACCAAAAAGGAATTGACTTCTATAATCGAGTTATCGATTGTCTCATTAAAGAAGGCATGATCCCTTTGGTCACGCTTTATCACTTTGATCTGCCACTGGCTTTAGCGAAAAAGTATAACGGCTGGGAAAACCGCGCTTGCGTTCATGCTTTTAGTCGTTATGCCCAAACTTGTTTTCAAGCGTTTGGTGATCGGGTCAAATACTGGCAGCCAATTAATGAACAAAACTTGATGATTCGCGTGGACGAACGGATGAATATGTGGGACACACCAAAAGAAGACTGTGAAAGAGTTCGGGCTCAAATGGACTACCATATGTTTTTAGCAAGCGCTCAAGCCATTAACAACTGCCACGAAATGATTTCAGATGCAAAAATTGGTCCCGCGGTATCTTCAACGATGACCTATCCTGCAACAAGTCGCCCAATGGACGTCTGGGCTGCTAAGATGAATGATAATTTTAAAACCAACTACGCGCTGGAGATGTATTGTTACGGGGAGTATCCGGGTTATTACAAAGAATATTTAAATAAAATGGACATCGCGCCAAAAACCGAACCAACCGATACTGACATCCTTAAGAATGCTAAACCTGATTTTATCGCTGTGAATTACTACCGAACCTTAATGGCAGGATATTTCCCGATTGATGAAGAGCATCCATTCGGCACTAGAGTTAGAGATATTGATTTTGACCTGGCCGGCTATTTTAAGATCATGCCAAATCCTGAACTTAAAGCAAGCGAGTATGGAGCACAAATTGACCCGACAGGCCTAAGAATTTTACTTAATGAATATCACCGTCAATTTCGCCTGCCAATGATCATTACCGAAAACGGTCTTGGTACTGCTGACAAGCTGACTAGTGATGGCGAGGTCAAAGACCCTTACCGAATTAGCTATCTTCATGACCACATTGAAGCATGCTATGATGCCATTCAAGACGGCGTCGAGCTCTTTGGCTATTGTCCTTGGTCAGCAATGGATTTACTAAGTTCTCACCAAGGATTTAAAAAGCGTTATGGTTTTATATACGTTGATCGTACTGATTTCGATCTTAAGGATTTAAAGAGAATCCCTAAAGACAGTTTTTACTGGTATAGGAAAGTGATTAAAAATAATGGGTTGAGTGACTAG
- a CDS encoding UTRA domain-containing protein, which produces MQISKLNVNNKIPESTKVLSVKEKNSNDIQAKLHLTSNEKYIEIKQLCSVGNNITEYIISYINGKHLKMRPHAPLDYYASIYQRIIEDCDLDPYKMHYSQICKAIVVEDSQILNYFNCDQKSKLFIRNKKTTFLPTSHTEGLEYSITYKDPLYWGVKIESINS; this is translated from the coding sequence GTGCAAATTAGTAAATTAAACGTGAATAATAAAATACCTGAAAGCACAAAAGTATTATCAGTAAAAGAAAAGAACAGTAACGACATTCAAGCTAAGCTTCACTTAACGTCGAACGAGAAGTATATAGAAATTAAACAGCTCTGTTCAGTTGGCAATAACATAACTGAATACATAATTAGTTATATCAATGGCAAACATTTAAAAATGCGCCCTCATGCTCCTCTTGACTACTATGCTTCAATATATCAGCGAATTATTGAAGATTGTGACCTTGATCCATATAAGATGCATTACTCTCAGATCTGTAAAGCAATTGTTGTAGAAGATTCTCAAATTTTAAATTACTTTAACTGCGATCAAAAAAGCAAATTATTTATTCGCAACAAAAAAACTACTTTTCTTCCCACAAGCCATACAGAAGGTTTAGAATACTCTATAACTTATAAAGATCCGCTGTATTGGGGAGTCAAAATTGAATCAATCAATTCATAG
- a CDS encoding Panacea domain-containing protein, whose protein sequence is MRNVTDYAKFFLKNGFDSHPDTFDGNMKLQKLLFFANFINYAENKELLFPEKMCAFENGTVIEEVRQKYKNDYNSFKQDSINFDPDFSQKEYDVLNKTIDIFGNLTARELSELNHQFNFWKKRYQASTNENGYHHKELAEITNKDLDLEVDKMKEVLNTYQNNRQINQTKELINGVTFFYDPKEINIDEILPQLDSFEADEESYTVSIDDGHLVIM, encoded by the coding sequence ATGAGGAATGTAACTGATTATGCCAAATTCTTTTTAAAAAATGGTTTTGATTCTCACCCTGATACTTTTGATGGAAATATGAAACTACAAAAGCTTCTTTTTTTCGCAAATTTTATTAATTATGCCGAAAACAAAGAATTGTTGTTTCCTGAAAAAATGTGTGCTTTCGAAAACGGTACCGTAATTGAAGAAGTTCGCCAAAAATACAAAAATGACTATAATTCTTTCAAACAAGATTCAATAAATTTTGATCCTGATTTTTCTCAAAAAGAGTACGATGTTTTAAATAAAACTATTGATATCTTTGGAAATTTAACTGCTAGAGAACTTTCTGAATTAAACCATCAATTCAATTTTTGGAAAAAGCGTTATCAAGCGTCAACAAACGAAAATGGTTATCATCATAAAGAATTAGCTGAAATAACAAATAAGGATTTAGATTTAGAAGTTGATAAAATGAAAGAAGTTTTAAATACTTATCAAAATAACCGGCAAATTAACCAAACTAAAGAACTAATTAATGGTGTAACCTTCTTTTACGATCCAAAAGAGATCAATATTGATGAAATTCTCCCTCAACTAGATTCATTTGAAGCAGATGAAGAATCATATACGGTTTCGATTGATGACGGACATTTGGTGATTATGTAA
- a CDS encoding ImmA/IrrE family metallo-endopeptidase, whose protein sequence is MTKQNPEVFLPELNRIFENSGVAFVILPNLKNCGINGAVKWIGKDRILLAVNDRSKYADQFWFTLFHEIKHVFQRKKGHMIVTPIGDNGITNNLDLDRLEKEADQFAQNHLINPADYKAFIKENDFSRRAVLEFSEGIQIHPGVVVGRLQREKYLDYRHLNDLKIQYHFD, encoded by the coding sequence ATGACGAAACAAAATCCAGAAGTTTTTTTGCCTGAACTTAATCGTATTTTCGAAAATTCTGGTGTGGCTTTTGTAATTCTCCCAAATTTAAAAAATTGTGGTATTAATGGAGCTGTTAAATGGATTGGCAAAGATCGGATTTTGTTGGCAGTTAATGATCGTAGTAAATATGCGGATCAATTTTGGTTTACATTATTTCATGAAATAAAACATGTTTTTCAGAGAAAAAAAGGACACATGATCGTAACGCCGATTGGAGATAATGGGATTACTAATAATTTGGATTTAGATCGTTTAGAAAAAGAAGCAGATCAATTTGCTCAAAATCATTTGATTAATCCTGCAGATTATAAAGCTTTCATTAAAGAAAATGATTTTTCTCGTCGAGCAGTATTAGAATTTTCTGAAGGTATTCAAATTCATCCGGGAGTTGTAGTAGGTAGATTACAAAGAGAGAAGTATCTAGATTACAGACACTTAAATGACTTAAAAATTCAATATCATTTCGACTAA
- a CDS encoding helix-turn-helix transcriptional regulator, translating to MNKISVGNLIAFHPGYYILEYLNHEGMTQEELAERLNTNKKKVSELVNGKINLDDELITNLSLALGTSETVWRNLNNKYKEVKAKIDAERNLESERPILEQMDYSYWVKLDCVKNTRDFKEKVEELKRHFRISTLKVLSKKIFWFSIGLLSKRLNPRILLILMLGYKRH from the coding sequence ATGAATAAAATAAGCGTTGGAAATTTGATTGCCTTTCATCCGGGTTATTATATTTTAGAGTATTTAAATCATGAAGGAATGACACAAGAGGAACTCGCAGAAAGGTTAAATACAAATAAGAAAAAAGTTAGTGAATTAGTAAATGGCAAAATTAATCTAGATGATGAATTAATTACAAATTTATCACTAGCCTTAGGGACATCAGAAACTGTTTGGCGTAATCTCAATAATAAGTACAAAGAGGTAAAAGCCAAAATCGATGCCGAAAGAAATCTAGAAAGTGAACGCCCAATTTTAGAACAAATGGATTATTCCTATTGGGTTAAACTAGATTGCGTAAAAAACACGAGAGATTTTAAAGAAAAAGTCGAAGAATTAAAGAGACATTTTAGAATCTCTACTTTAAAGGTTCTTAGTAAAAAAATTTTTTGGTTCAGTATCGGACTTCTGTCAAAGAGGTTGAATCCAAGAATATTATTAATTCTAATGCTTGGGTACAAACGGCATTAA
- a CDS encoding alpha-L-fucosidase, producing the protein MNKNIEWFKEARYGMMIHWGLYSLLAGEYKGKSAGNYAEWIQSRLQIPNAEYEKLTSIFNPIYFDAREIVALAKNCGMQYLVVTTKHHDGFAMYHSLVDSYNIYDATPFHRDVIAEFASACDSAGLKFGVYYSQDLDWHEPNGGGYTANDVESAGTTWDNSWDFVQHDKDFSQCFHDKILPQIKEIMTNYGEIATAWFDVPMTLNLEQSQEIYDVVKSLQPNCLINSRLGNGKYDYVSLGDNEIPARKNEAKDVDYNALGGFKPSPNGLYETAATMNDSWGFSYRDQNWKSPTEIHQSKNHLNHLGINYLLNVGLDGLGRVPVPAAEILREEVRI; encoded by the coding sequence ATGAATAAAAACATTGAATGGTTTAAAGAAGCTCGATACGGCATGATGATCCACTGGGGTTTATATTCACTTTTGGCAGGTGAATACAAAGGAAAATCAGCCGGAAATTATGCGGAGTGGATTCAGTCGCGCTTACAAATTCCAAACGCTGAATACGAGAAGTTAACGTCAATTTTTAATCCGATTTACTTTGATGCCAGAGAGATTGTTGCCCTCGCCAAGAACTGTGGAATGCAGTACTTGGTAGTGACGACCAAGCATCATGATGGTTTTGCGATGTATCACTCGTTGGTGGATTCTTACAATATCTATGATGCAACACCATTTCATCGCGATGTCATTGCTGAATTTGCTTCAGCATGCGATAGTGCTGGGTTAAAGTTTGGAGTGTATTATTCGCAGGATTTAGATTGGCATGAACCTAATGGGGGAGGCTATACAGCAAACGATGTTGAGTCCGCGGGGACTACTTGGGATAACAGTTGGGATTTTGTGCAACATGATAAAGATTTTTCTCAATGCTTTCACGATAAAATTTTGCCCCAGATCAAAGAAATTATGACAAATTATGGCGAGATTGCGACAGCGTGGTTCGATGTTCCAATGACTTTAAACTTGGAGCAAAGTCAGGAAATTTATGATGTTGTTAAGAGTCTGCAGCCCAATTGCTTAATTAATTCTCGTTTAGGTAATGGCAAATATGACTACGTTTCGCTTGGTGATAACGAGATTCCTGCGCGTAAAAATGAAGCGAAAGATGTTGATTACAATGCGTTAGGCGGGTTTAAACCATCACCTAACGGTCTATACGAAACTGCGGCAACGATGAATGACTCGTGGGGATTTTCCTATCGTGATCAGAATTGGAAGTCACCGACAGAGATTCATCAGTCTAAGAATCATTTGAACCACTTAGGGATCAATTACCTGTTAAATGTGGGACTTGATGGACTAGGACGCGTGCCAGTACCGGCAGCGGAGATTTTGCGGGAGGAAGTAAGGATTTAA
- a CDS encoding ImmA/IrrE family metallo-endopeptidase, translated as MNKRIRIHVKWEVIVWAIQHGEKDYSQLEKKYKLDRWQNPQKEEDYPTLKQLQNFSNDTKIPFVYLMDEQIPKEENSFVNFRTINNLEVYPSRRLIDTIHSMQTRQEWLKDYLIEQNGEILFQSIPKFTFDNNPQTVANKITELLDFSKVYQRSRTDIDTFNVIRKSISSLGITVMQNGIVGNDTHRTLDVNEFRAFALYDEIAPMIFINSCDSVRGKIFSLLHELIHILVGENEILNVGPDSQIKKERWINQVTVNILMPENVFKDYINDGISSQENLKRLSNKFHTSLVSTAIRAKELNISDNCNELIKWAKEQQSKNLVIKSEKKESEKRDFYTTALSRVDRRYASAVINSESSGELPLRTAASMLGVGLKSYYNFVNKVLGIDYLFD; from the coding sequence TTGAATAAAAGAATAAGAATTCACGTAAAATGGGAAGTCATTGTCTGGGCAATTCAGCACGGTGAAAAAGATTATTCTCAATTAGAGAAAAAATATAAACTTGATCGATGGCAGAACCCTCAAAAAGAAGAAGACTACCCTACTTTGAAACAGCTTCAAAATTTTAGTAATGATACTAAAATCCCCTTTGTTTACTTAATGGATGAACAAATTCCTAAAGAAGAGAATTCATTTGTCAATTTTAGAACTATCAACAACTTAGAGGTATACCCCAGCAGACGTTTAATTGACACAATCCACAGCATGCAAACACGTCAAGAATGGTTGAAAGACTACCTTATTGAACAAAACGGTGAAATCCTATTTCAATCAATTCCCAAATTTACATTCGATAATAATCCCCAAACTGTTGCAAATAAAATTACTGAACTTTTAGATTTTTCAAAAGTTTACCAACGAAGCAGAACTGATATTGATACATTTAATGTGATTCGTAAAAGCATTAGCTCCCTAGGCATTACAGTCATGCAAAATGGAATTGTTGGAAATGATACCCACCGAACACTTGATGTTAATGAATTTCGAGCTTTTGCTTTATACGACGAGATTGCTCCAATGATTTTCATTAATTCATGTGACAGCGTTCGAGGCAAAATATTTTCTTTATTGCATGAACTAATTCATATTTTAGTTGGAGAGAACGAAATTCTAAATGTCGGACCAGATTCTCAAATCAAAAAAGAACGTTGGATTAACCAAGTTACTGTGAATATCCTGATGCCAGAGAATGTTTTTAAAGATTACATTAATGACGGTATTTCTAGTCAAGAAAATCTTAAGCGCTTAAGCAATAAATTTCATACTAGCTTAGTTTCTACCGCAATCAGAGCTAAAGAACTTAATATTAGTGATAATTGCAATGAATTAATTAAATGGGCAAAAGAACAACAATCTAAAAATCTGGTTATAAAATCAGAGAAAAAGGAAAGTGAAAAAAGGGACTTCTACACTACAGCTCTTTCGAGAGTTGACCGTAGATACGCGAGTGCGGTCATTAATAGTGAATCTAGTGGTGAACTGCCGTTAAGAACTGCTGCTTCAATGTTAGGAGTTGGTTTGAAAAGTTACTATAATTTTGTAAATAAAGTTTTGGGAATTGATTATCTCTTTGATTGA